The segment ATCCTTGATGACATTGACCCGGGCGAAGACCGACCACTCCCCCAACAGGAGCGAGAAAAGGATTAGCCCCAAGGTGAACAGCACCAGGTTGTAGAGGATCTTGTCGCGAACCGTTTCCCGGAAGGCGTTGACCGCGATGATGAGGATCGATTTCATACGCTTTTGGCGACCTCCTTGGCCAGCACGTCCTCCAGGGAATGGCGGTTGCGGCCGACGGATTCCACGGTCAGGCCTTGGGACAGGGCCCATTGCAAAAGGTTCCTTTGCGAGGCGGCGTCCGGGCAGGAAACGGTGCGGGCATCGAGCAAGGTACCGGTACCCGGCGGAAGCGTCCCCGGCGCGGCCGATAGGACTACGACGTAGTTCGCCGCTTCACCGGCCAGCACTTCATCCACCGTACCCTGCCGGGCGATTTTGCCGTCCACGACCATGGCCAAGCGCGTGCAGATGGCCTCCACGTCGCTCAGTACGTGGCTCGAATAGAATACCGTGATGCCTTGGGAGTGGAGGCTTTTCAGGAGTTCGCGCACGTCGCGGCGGCCCAAGGGATCGAGGCCCGACATGGGTTCGTCGAGGACCAAGAGCTTTGGTTTCGACAGCAGGGATTGCGCCAGCCCGATACGTTGCAGCATCCCCTTGCTGTAGGTCCGCAGCTTTCGGCGCATGGCTTCGGGCTTTAAACCTACCATGGACGCCACTTCATCCACCCGGGTCCTGAGCGCCCTCCAGGGAAGCCCGGACAATTGCCCGTAGAA is part of the Fibrobacterota bacterium genome and harbors:
- a CDS encoding ABC transporter ATP-binding protein — translated: MIQVRDLAKTYRIGFWMKKVEALRGVSFEVLPGDLFGFIGPNGAGKSTTIKILLGLLKADAGTATLMDQSAGKASSRAEVGFLPEQPYFYDYLSGREFLWFYGQLSGLPWRALRTRVDEVASMVGLKPEAMRRKLRTYSKGMLQRIGLAQSLLSKPKLLVLDEPMSGLDPLGRRDVRELLKSLHSQGITVFYSSHVLSDVEAICTRLAMVVDGKIARQGTVDEVLAGEAANYVVVLSAAPGTLPPGTGTLLDARTVSCPDAASQRNLLQWALSQGLTVESVGRNRHSLEDVLAKEVAKSV